Proteins encoded within one genomic window of Borrelia parkeri:
- a CDS encoding phospho-sugar mutase — MKNNKLKKKVEKYIQLEQNKYFKDEAIKLLNENNERELYNRFYKELEFGTAGMRSLIGAGTYYINTYNITKASQGIANYILEITQKPKVVISYDSRHFSKNFAYDAAEIFASNGLKVYIYKNLRSTPQLSYTVRKLDCDLGIMITASHNTKEYNGYKVYWKGGAQIIPPHDTRIISEIKKVSNVKNTLTKEESINKQAIIELNDEIDIAYIEKINEEFPDFNKKSKNTNLKIAYTPLHGTGGTIIKELFKGSKVELLIEPSQIIPDPEFPTVNYPNPEEHTTMSKVIELAKRKNCDIAFATDPDADRMGIAFNEGKKWKILNGNQIACILMNYLLSREKNPKNVFVIASFTTTPMLNKIAKKYNSTLYRTYTGFKWIGHLIDEIKTKEPNKNFIFGCEESYGYLIGTGTRDKDAFSAIKGFCDLMLTLKKNQITIGKYLQEMYKEFGYYKDFIINKSFQGSNGEFLREELMSKFRNEIKKNFAGINIIKKLDYKNLTETDMNGNVYKITKYKHTTNAIKILLENEIEITIRPSGTESKIKFYVSIYSRYEQKNNIFDIINSIKMEIEKY, encoded by the coding sequence ATGAAAAATAATAAACTTAAAAAAAAAGTAGAAAAATACATTCAACTTGAACAAAACAAATACTTTAAAGATGAAGCAATAAAATTACTTAATGAAAATAATGAGAGAGAACTGTACAATAGATTTTATAAAGAGCTAGAATTTGGCACCGCTGGAATGAGAAGCCTCATTGGAGCTGGAACATACTATATCAACACATACAATATTACAAAAGCAAGTCAAGGAATTGCCAATTACATCCTTGAAATCACACAAAAACCTAAAGTTGTAATAAGTTATGATTCAAGACATTTCTCAAAAAATTTTGCATATGACGCTGCCGAGATTTTTGCATCAAATGGCCTTAAAGTTTATATATACAAAAATCTAAGGTCAACACCTCAGTTATCATATACAGTTAGAAAATTAGATTGTGATCTTGGAATAATGATAACAGCAAGTCATAATACAAAAGAATACAATGGATATAAAGTATATTGGAAAGGAGGTGCTCAAATAATACCTCCTCATGATACACGAATAATATCAGAAATCAAAAAAGTATCTAATGTTAAAAATACACTTACAAAAGAAGAAAGTATAAATAAGCAAGCAATAATTGAACTTAATGATGAGATTGATATAGCATACATAGAAAAAATAAATGAAGAATTTCCTGATTTCAATAAAAAAAGCAAAAATACAAATTTAAAAATAGCATATACTCCTTTGCACGGGACAGGAGGAACAATAATAAAGGAATTATTTAAAGGCAGTAAAGTAGAACTTTTAATTGAACCAAGTCAAATAATCCCTGACCCAGAATTTCCGACAGTCAATTATCCTAATCCTGAAGAACATACTACCATGTCCAAAGTAATAGAACTTGCAAAAAGAAAAAACTGTGATATTGCATTTGCAACCGACCCAGATGCTGATAGGATGGGTATAGCCTTTAATGAGGGTAAAAAATGGAAAATTTTAAATGGCAATCAAATTGCATGTATTTTAATGAATTACTTATTATCTAGAGAAAAGAATCCTAAAAATGTATTTGTGATAGCTTCTTTCACTACAACACCAATGCTAAATAAGATAGCAAAAAAATATAACTCAACATTATATAGAACATATACAGGATTTAAATGGATAGGGCACTTAATAGATGAGATAAAAACAAAAGAACCAAACAAAAATTTTATTTTTGGATGTGAAGAAAGTTATGGATACTTAATTGGAACTGGAACTAGAGATAAAGACGCATTTTCAGCCATAAAAGGATTTTGTGATTTAATGTTGACATTAAAAAAGAATCAAATAACAATAGGAAAATATCTTCAAGAAATGTACAAAGAGTTTGGATATTATAAAGACTTTATAATTAATAAAAGTTTTCAAGGAAGTAATGGAGAGTTTTTAAGAGAAGAATTAATGTCAAAATTTAGGAACGAAATTAAAAAAAATTTTGCAGGAATTAACATAATCAAAAAATTAGACTATAAAAATTTAACAGAAACCGATATGAATGGCAATGTATATAAAATAACAAAATACAAGCATACTACAAATGCAATAAAAATCTTATTAGAAAACGAAATAGAAATAACCATTAGGCCATCTGGAACAGAGTCAAAAATTAAATTTTATGTATCCATATATTCAAGATACGAACAAAAAAACAATATTTTTGATATAATAAACAGTATAAAAATGGAGATAGAAAAGTATTAA
- the uvrB gene encoding excinuclease ABC subunit UvrB yields MQFCLRSDYSPAGDQSKAIREIEESILLDNKYQTLKGVTGSGKTFTIANIIRNLERPALIISHNKTLAAQLYREFKDFFPDNAVEYFVSYYDYYQPESYVPSKDLYIEKEATINEDIEIKRIRTVTSLSRRRDVIVVATVSSIYALGSPEFFKNAAHAFFVGQKISIKEIADIFVKLQYERTLMNLEHDKFSIKGDVIEVWPSNEHGDFAYKIYLDFDEIVRINRISPLTKKILGSTDEFTLFAKSYFVIPYENILDALPKIQVDLEIQYHSFKENGKLVEAERLKQRVEYDIEMLRETGSCQGIENYSKYFSNSEMDRPYCLFDFFPKDYLLFIDESHVTLPQFRGMYNGDYSRKLNLVNFGFRLPSALANRPLKYHEFESLINQVVFVSATPGLEECEKSSVIAEQIIRPTGLIDPEIILRVSDGQMEDLYNEIQKRVALNEKVLITTLTKKMAEDLTDYLLSLDIKARYLHAEFNAIERVDIITSLRKSEIDVIVGINLLREGLDIPEVSLVIILDADKVGFLRSTTSLIQMIGRAARNSNGCVIMYYDHVSCAMREAIDETNRRRNIQIEYNKKNNIVPRTIIKKVQNILEKELKNKTIDYNLGKIISDDKLSKKDIIIKLKFKLEEAVCDERFEDAIFLRDKIRELVK; encoded by the coding sequence ATGCAATTTTGTTTAAGGTCTGATTATTCTCCTGCTGGTGATCAATCAAAAGCAATTAGAGAAATTGAGGAATCTATTTTACTTGATAATAAATATCAGACTTTAAAGGGTGTTACAGGTAGCGGTAAAACTTTTACAATTGCTAATATTATTAGGAATTTAGAGAGACCTGCTCTGATAATTAGTCATAATAAAACTTTAGCCGCACAGCTTTATAGGGAATTTAAAGACTTTTTTCCAGATAATGCAGTTGAATATTTTGTTTCTTATTATGATTATTATCAGCCCGAATCTTATGTTCCGTCAAAAGATTTGTATATAGAAAAGGAAGCCACTATTAATGAAGATATTGAAATAAAGAGAATAAGGACAGTAACATCTCTGTCTAGGAGGCGAGATGTTATTGTTGTTGCTACAGTTTCTTCGATTTATGCATTAGGTTCTCCAGAATTTTTTAAGAATGCTGCCCATGCTTTTTTTGTAGGGCAAAAGATTTCTATTAAAGAGATAGCAGATATTTTTGTTAAGCTTCAGTATGAAAGAACTCTTATGAATCTTGAACATGATAAGTTTTCTATTAAAGGTGATGTCATTGAAGTATGGCCTAGTAATGAGCATGGTGATTTTGCATATAAAATTTATTTAGATTTTGATGAGATTGTTAGGATAAATAGGATTAGTCCACTTACAAAAAAGATTTTGGGATCTACTGATGAATTTACTCTTTTTGCTAAGTCTTATTTTGTTATTCCTTATGAAAATATATTGGATGCTCTTCCTAAAATACAAGTTGATTTAGAAATACAATATCATTCTTTTAAAGAAAATGGTAAGCTTGTTGAAGCTGAAAGACTTAAACAGAGAGTAGAATATGATATTGAAATGTTAAGAGAAACTGGGTCTTGTCAGGGCATAGAAAATTATTCTAAATACTTTAGTAATAGCGAGATGGATAGACCCTATTGTCTTTTTGATTTTTTTCCCAAAGATTATTTGTTATTTATTGATGAATCTCATGTTACTTTGCCTCAGTTTAGAGGAATGTATAATGGAGATTATTCAAGAAAATTAAATCTTGTAAATTTTGGATTTAGACTTCCATCAGCACTTGCAAATAGACCTCTTAAATATCATGAATTTGAATCTTTGATTAATCAGGTTGTTTTTGTTTCAGCAACTCCTGGACTTGAAGAGTGCGAAAAAAGTAGTGTTATTGCTGAACAAATAATACGTCCAACGGGTCTGATTGATCCAGAGATTATTCTTAGAGTTTCAGATGGACAGATGGAAGATCTTTATAATGAAATTCAAAAAAGGGTGGCTTTAAATGAAAAAGTTTTAATTACAACTTTGACAAAAAAAATGGCTGAAGATTTAACAGATTATTTATTAAGTCTTGATATAAAGGCTAGATATTTGCATGCAGAGTTTAATGCTATTGAGAGAGTAGATATTATTACATCTCTTAGAAAATCAGAAATTGATGTTATTGTGGGCATTAATTTATTAAGGGAAGGTTTAGATATTCCCGAGGTTTCTCTTGTTATCATACTGGATGCTGATAAAGTAGGATTTTTAAGATCTACTACTTCTCTGATCCAAATGATTGGTAGAGCTGCTAGAAACTCAAATGGTTGTGTTATAATGTACTACGATCATGTAAGTTGTGCAATGAGAGAGGCTATTGACGAAACTAATAGAAGACGGAATATTCAAATTGAATACAATAAAAAAAATAATATTGTTCCAAGGACTATTATTAAAAAAGTACAAAATATTTTAGAAAAAGAATTAAAAAATAAAACCATTGATTATAACCTTGGAAAAATTATTTCTGATGACAAATTATCTAAAAAGGATATTATCATTAAACTTAAGTTTAAACTTGAAGAGGCGGTTTGTGATGAAAGATTTGAGGATGCTATCTTTTTGCGAGATAAAATAAGAGAGCTTGTTAAGTAA
- the uvrA gene encoding excinuclease ABC subunit UvrA, whose amino-acid sequence MREKITVRGAREHNLKNVNVDIPRNSLVVISGKSGSGKSSLAFDTIFAEGQRRYMESVSSYARQFLGVMKKPNVEYIGGLSPSISIEQRTISSNPRSTVGTITEIYDYYRLLFAKIGKPYCPNDGSLIEEQSLDNMINTILSYAEGSKVILFAPVVMGAKGAHKKELEKILNQGFSRVRVDSQDYLIEDAVNLSLDKNKKHNIEIIVDRIKLSSNVRIRLSESIETALSISNGYLRVEIENDLEKIDKIFTEHNSCPLCGFSLPVIEPRLFSFNSPFGACSECSGLGITLDFDFEKICPNVKLSFNDDAFITFKPSSSWALSIFKGLSKHYGFSLDTPIKDISEDILKKILYGANEKIDFIYQSKEMKSKEIKGGFYYSKEFEGLIPLLKRRYLATESESARLFYEGLMSRKTCNSCKGKRLSLGALSVKLCGKDIQELSNLSVIDSYSFFDKIELDELDVKISREILKEIKSRLKFLIDVGLSYLYLDRMSGTLSGGEAQRIRLATQIGSALAGVLYVLDEPSIGLHQRDNEKLISTLVNLKELGNTVIVVEHDEQTLRTADYIIDVGPGAGIYGGEIVANGTLSDILNNDHSVTGKYLSGQLKIEVPKIRRKVGKAEIVLLNASKNNLKNINVRIPLGVFTVITGVSGSGKSTLLNEILYPALDSRLKSNTSYFDGFGDVIGYEQIDKVIQVNQKPIGKTPRSNPATYVGFFTEIRELFAKLPESKARGFKAGRFSFNVKGGRCEKCQGDGYLNIQMHFLPDVFVPCDLCKGKKFNEETLEIRYKGKNIYDVLEMSVLEAKSFFENIPKVNHYLEILKEVGLEYIKLGQASTTLSGGEAQRIKLAFELGKKSTGKTFYIIDEPTTGLHFDDIRKLLEVLQLLVQNGNTVVLIEHNLDVIKQADYIIDLGPEGGVSGGNIVVSGTPEEVAKCKSSYTGMFLKDLL is encoded by the coding sequence TTGAGAGAAAAAATTACTGTCAGAGGTGCAAGAGAGCATAATTTAAAAAATGTTAATGTTGATATTCCAAGGAATAGTTTGGTAGTGATATCTGGAAAGAGTGGTTCTGGTAAGTCATCTTTGGCTTTTGATACAATTTTTGCAGAAGGGCAGAGAAGATATATGGAGTCTGTGTCATCTTATGCAAGGCAGTTTTTGGGAGTAATGAAAAAACCCAATGTTGAGTATATAGGCGGACTCTCTCCTTCTATTTCAATTGAGCAGAGGACAATAAGCAGTAATCCAAGGTCAACTGTTGGTACAATTACTGAAATTTATGATTATTATAGATTGCTATTTGCTAAAATTGGTAAGCCATATTGTCCAAATGATGGAAGTTTAATAGAGGAACAATCTTTAGATAATATGATTAATACTATTTTAAGTTATGCTGAAGGGTCTAAGGTTATATTATTTGCGCCTGTTGTTATGGGTGCAAAGGGTGCTCATAAAAAAGAGCTTGAAAAGATATTAAATCAAGGGTTTAGTAGGGTAAGAGTAGATTCTCAAGATTATTTGATAGAAGACGCTGTTAATTTGAGCTTAGATAAAAATAAGAAACATAATATTGAAATTATAGTAGACAGAATAAAATTGAGTAGTAATGTAAGAATTAGACTTTCAGAATCTATTGAGACTGCTTTATCGATTTCTAATGGGTATTTACGTGTAGAAATTGAAAATGATTTAGAAAAAATAGATAAAATCTTTACAGAACATAATAGTTGTCCTCTGTGTGGTTTTTCTCTTCCTGTCATAGAACCAAGGCTTTTTTCGTTTAATAGTCCATTTGGAGCTTGTAGTGAATGTTCGGGTCTTGGCATTACACTTGATTTTGATTTTGAGAAGATTTGTCCTAATGTTAAGCTTTCTTTTAATGATGATGCATTTATTACCTTTAAACCCAGTTCGTCTTGGGCTTTATCAATTTTTAAGGGACTTTCTAAACATTATGGTTTTAGTTTAGATACTCCTATAAAAGATATTTCTGAAGATATTCTTAAAAAGATTTTGTATGGCGCCAATGAAAAGATAGATTTTATCTATCAATCTAAAGAAATGAAGAGTAAAGAAATAAAAGGTGGTTTTTATTATTCTAAGGAATTTGAGGGCCTTATTCCTCTTTTAAAGAGGCGTTATCTTGCAACTGAATCTGAGAGTGCTAGATTATTTTATGAGGGTTTAATGTCTCGCAAAACTTGCAATTCTTGCAAAGGTAAGCGATTAAGTCTTGGGGCTTTGTCTGTTAAGTTGTGTGGTAAAGATATTCAAGAACTTAGTAATCTTTCTGTTATAGATTCTTATTCTTTTTTTGATAAGATTGAGCTTGATGAGCTTGATGTTAAAATTTCTAGGGAGATTTTAAAAGAAATTAAAAGTAGGCTTAAATTTTTGATTGATGTTGGACTTTCTTATTTATATTTAGATAGGATGTCTGGAACTCTTTCAGGGGGTGAGGCTCAACGAATTAGACTTGCTACTCAAATAGGCTCGGCTCTTGCTGGAGTTCTTTATGTCCTTGATGAGCCTAGTATTGGATTACATCAAAGGGATAATGAAAAATTAATAAGTACTCTTGTTAATTTGAAAGAACTTGGTAATACGGTAATTGTTGTAGAGCATGATGAGCAGACTTTGCGTACCGCTGATTATATTATTGATGTTGGACCTGGAGCTGGAATTTATGGTGGAGAAATAGTTGCTAATGGAACTTTATCTGATATTTTAAATAATGACCATAGTGTGACTGGCAAGTATTTAAGCGGTCAACTTAAAATAGAAGTTCCAAAAATAAGACGTAAAGTAGGAAAAGCTGAAATTGTACTCTTAAATGCTAGTAAAAATAATTTAAAAAATATTAATGTGCGTATTCCTTTGGGAGTTTTTACTGTAATAACAGGAGTTTCTGGTAGTGGGAAGAGTACCCTTCTTAATGAGATATTATATCCTGCTCTTGATAGTAGGTTAAAATCAAATACAAGTTATTTTGATGGTTTTGGGGATGTCATTGGGTATGAGCAAATTGATAAAGTTATTCAAGTAAATCAAAAACCAATAGGTAAAACACCAAGATCAAATCCTGCAACTTATGTTGGATTTTTTACGGAGATTAGGGAACTTTTTGCAAAGCTTCCAGAGTCTAAAGCAAGAGGTTTTAAGGCTGGTAGATTTTCTTTTAATGTTAAGGGTGGGCGTTGTGAAAAATGTCAAGGTGATGGATATCTAAATATTCAGATGCATTTTTTGCCTGATGTTTTTGTTCCCTGTGATTTGTGCAAGGGAAAAAAATTTAATGAGGAAACTTTGGAGATTAGGTATAAGGGAAAGAATATTTATGATGTTTTAGAAATGAGTGTCCTTGAGGCTAAAAGTTTTTTTGAAAATATTCCAAAGGTTAATCATTATTTAGAGATTTTAAAAGAAGTGGGACTTGAATATATTAAATTAGGTCAAGCATCAACAACCCTTTCAGGAGGAGAGGCTCAGCGGATCAAATTGGCTTTTGAGCTTGGCAAAAAGAGTACAGGAAAGACTTTTTATATTATTGATGAACCAACAACAGGTTTGCATTTTGATGATATAAGAAAATTGTTAGAGGTATTGCAATTGCTTGTTCAAAATGGAAATACTGTAGTTCTTATAGAACATAATTTAGATGTGATTAAACAGGCAGATTATATAATAGACTTAGGTCCTGAGGGTGGAGTATCTGGAGGAAATATTGTTGTATCTGGAACTCCTGAAGAGGTTGCAAAATGCAAGAGTTCCTATACGGGAATGTTTTTAAAAGATCTTTTGTAA
- a CDS encoding LPS-assembly protein LptD, which translates to MQEFLYGNVFKRSFVILFLVNIFNCFILFAQDVNDKKSLKDKKNLTLMQKANLKELELSSDEDLKKWALREGIEEKDLSKIKSLLLEKFGISPELFSKDSKDVGRYKIIIESTDNLENFTYEITGDETIIFKGKVNLVIEDVKENKKHNIKGDKIIFNKNSKKLFSSGNVEYKFDLSTDEKLYFYGGELFIDFDSQNFLLKNGIVQKKMNKNLIDHIVSFGGKVLRRLDNDSNILEEAFITTSKIPEPYYSIRASKIWILPSGDLGILNAVFYIGRVPIFYIPFFFKPGDSLFFNPSLGYSSRKGLTLFNTVYLLGKKSANIDEVSFLDFDFHSVYNSDKKPYIRNGYLTYFFAEDIVSKVNQDYVKLIFDIYSNLGFYSGIDFNLGDTLDLFKTFEGSFGIGLTRTLYKHNLSGDYRPFEGNSINYSLFSFDNINKGDIFGFEVPFRYLLKSKSEFLISDALFSLIFEHYSDPYVMIDFKDRLESATFFSVLSPLKDSSETEKMIRTFDWNLSSFYNRTFDNNTLIDYRLNNLGFTFKLANYENIFGKNPKSIKDPTRKWFYLERIYLPYIDLNFQKELYNNSWTSLSDSKGKEIIMVPKIKNIGDNVEDDKDKSNYKKLEEKKDLTKDFYLSPKPIVSNDLSKRDSFYIRLGMNPYFKNNIFFDNSKFKSPQEFKYDVKTYLFEIKNKIDLKFHADFYNRIVTFEDVLYLNTIEYNPLDKDYNLVDKDKKGEHSLINKINLNLLPFMLYPAFSRSNIKFENKITLYSFDKKYDRDSKMLDGKSNSVFLKSSETLHQELNFGLIYDYRFFTTSLSGVLKNTFESIYASSELKFAMEFPYLLQEVGIGIKYDKKFKEDEKKSVLKNTSINLKPLKPISPYKNLEMHPALYYKIEPRYLDYLKLIFLVAYDPLINGVSELSFKFSAYDFRFEFAMKNDFEYKYDKLISDFAKVGSTTKLIPYSLSFQYKKDLYDFKFFDEKFKIGLGTDVGWKMNLQKFVDNEFWAEFTFKFRYTKFFELNFSTRSINTKTFRYFGGYMEQVELETVNLFADLFKSFNFFNIQDRKDSLFKIKKISTSFKFNFYDWQFVGEYSLSPDILKDNSGRYSSIWRNNFSIYISWNFFEPVKSSLESNSSTNYELLINRKSKK; encoded by the coding sequence ATGCAAGAGTTCCTATACGGGAATGTTTTTAAAAGATCTTTTGTAATATTATTTTTAGTAAATATTTTTAATTGTTTTATCTTATTTGCTCAAGATGTTAATGATAAGAAAAGTTTAAAAGATAAAAAAAATTTAACTTTAATGCAAAAAGCTAATTTGAAAGAACTCGAACTTTCTAGTGATGAAGATTTGAAAAAATGGGCATTAAGAGAAGGTATTGAAGAAAAAGATCTTTCTAAGATAAAGTCATTACTTTTGGAAAAATTTGGTATATCCCCTGAACTTTTTTCAAAAGATAGCAAAGATGTAGGCAGATATAAAATAATCATTGAGAGTACAGATAATCTTGAAAATTTTACTTATGAGATTACTGGGGATGAAACTATCATATTTAAAGGGAAAGTAAATCTTGTTATTGAAGACGTTAAAGAGAATAAAAAGCATAATATTAAGGGTGATAAAATTATTTTTAATAAAAATTCCAAGAAGCTTTTTTCTAGTGGAAATGTCGAATATAAATTTGATTTAAGTACTGATGAAAAGTTATATTTTTATGGCGGTGAATTATTTATTGATTTTGATTCTCAGAATTTTCTTCTCAAAAATGGAATTGTTCAAAAGAAAATGAATAAGAATTTAATTGATCATATTGTTTCATTTGGGGGAAAAGTTTTAAGGAGATTGGATAATGATTCAAATATCTTAGAAGAGGCTTTTATTACAACTAGTAAGATTCCAGAACCTTATTATTCTATTAGAGCCTCTAAGATATGGATTTTGCCATCTGGGGACCTTGGTATTTTAAATGCTGTGTTTTATATAGGAAGAGTACCTATATTCTATATCCCATTCTTTTTTAAACCAGGTGATAGTTTGTTTTTTAATCCGTCTTTAGGATATTCTTCAAGGAAAGGTCTTACTCTTTTTAATACTGTATATTTACTGGGGAAAAAATCTGCTAATATTGATGAAGTTTCTTTTTTAGATTTTGATTTTCATTCAGTATACAATTCAGATAAAAAACCTTATATTAGAAATGGTTATTTAACTTATTTCTTTGCAGAGGATATTGTCTCTAAAGTTAATCAAGACTATGTTAAATTGATTTTTGATATTTATTCTAATTTGGGGTTTTATTCAGGTATTGATTTTAATTTAGGTGATACTTTAGATCTTTTTAAAACTTTTGAAGGTAGTTTTGGCATAGGCTTGACAAGAACTCTATATAAGCATAATCTCTCCGGTGACTATCGCCCTTTTGAGGGTAATAGTATCAATTACTCCCTTTTTAGTTTTGATAATATAAATAAGGGTGACATATTTGGATTTGAGGTTCCCTTTAGGTATTTGCTTAAATCTAAGTCTGAATTTTTAATCAGTGATGCGCTTTTTTCATTGATTTTTGAGCATTATTCAGATCCTTATGTGATGATTGACTTTAAAGATAGATTAGAGAGTGCAACATTTTTTTCCGTTTTAAGTCCTCTAAAAGATTCATCAGAAACAGAAAAGATGATAAGAACATTTGATTGGAATTTATCTTCTTTTTATAATCGAACTTTTGATAATAATACCCTTATTGATTATAGATTAAATAATCTTGGATTTACTTTTAAATTGGCAAATTATGAGAATATTTTTGGTAAAAATCCTAAAAGCATTAAAGATCCAACTAGAAAATGGTTTTATTTGGAGAGAATTTATCTGCCTTATATCGATTTAAATTTTCAGAAAGAGCTTTATAATAACAGTTGGACTTCTCTTTCTGATTCTAAGGGTAAAGAAATAATTATGGTACCCAAGATCAAAAATATTGGAGATAATGTTGAGGATGATAAAGATAAAAGTAATTACAAGAAACTTGAGGAAAAAAAAGATTTAACCAAAGATTTTTATTTATCTCCCAAGCCAATTGTTTCTAATGATCTGAGTAAGCGAGATTCTTTTTATATAAGATTGGGTATGAATCCTTATTTTAAAAATAATATATTTTTTGATAATTCTAAATTTAAGTCTCCCCAGGAGTTTAAATATGATGTGAAGACCTATTTGTTTGAGATTAAAAATAAAATAGATTTAAAATTTCATGCTGATTTTTATAATCGGATTGTTACTTTTGAAGATGTTTTGTATCTTAATACTATTGAGTATAATCCTTTAGACAAAGATTATAATTTAGTCGATAAAGACAAGAAGGGCGAACATTCACTTATTAATAAAATTAATTTAAATTTATTGCCTTTTATGCTGTATCCTGCTTTTTCTCGGAGTAATATTAAGTTTGAGAATAAAATTACTCTTTATTCATTTGATAAAAAGTATGATAGAGATTCTAAAATGTTGGATGGCAAGAGTAATTCTGTTTTTTTGAAAAGTTCTGAGACTTTGCATCAAGAATTGAATTTTGGCTTGATTTATGACTATAGATTTTTTACTACTAGTCTTTCAGGTGTGCTGAAGAATACTTTTGAAAGTATATATGCTTCTTCTGAGCTTAAGTTTGCGATGGAATTTCCTTATTTGTTACAAGAAGTAGGTATTGGAATTAAATATGATAAGAAATTTAAGGAAGACGAGAAGAAGTCTGTTTTGAAAAATACTTCTATTAATTTAAAACCTTTAAAACCCATTTCTCCTTATAAGAATTTAGAGATGCATCCTGCTTTGTATTATAAGATAGAGCCAAGATATTTAGATTATTTAAAGCTTATCTTTCTGGTTGCTTATGATCCTTTGATTAATGGGGTATCTGAACTTTCGTTTAAGTTTAGTGCTTATGATTTTAGATTTGAATTTGCTATGAAAAATGATTTTGAGTATAAGTATGATAAATTGATTAGCGATTTTGCGAAGGTAGGCTCTACAACTAAACTTATTCCGTATTCTTTAAGTTTTCAGTATAAAAAAGATTTATATGATTTTAAGTTTTTTGATGAAAAATTTAAAATTGGACTGGGAACAGATGTTGGATGGAAAATGAATTTGCAAAAATTTGTTGATAATGAATTTTGGGCTGAGTTTACTTTTAAGTTTAGGTATACTAAGTTTTTTGAGTTGAATTTTTCAACTCGTTCTATTAATACTAAAACTTTTAGATATTTTGGAGGATATATGGAACAGGTTGAGCTTGAAACGGTTAATCTGTTTGCAGATCTGTTTAAGTCATTTAATTTCTTTAATATTCAGGATAGAAAGGATTCATTATTTAAAATCAAGAAAATTAGTACGAGCTTTAAATTTAATTTTTATGATTGGCAATTTGTCGGGGAGTATAGTTTAAGTCCAGATATTTTAAAGGATAATAGCGGTAGGTATTCTTCTATTTGGAGAAATAATTTTTCAATTTATATTTCTTGGAATTTCTTTGAACCTGTTAAATCATCGTTGGAAAGTAATTCAAGTACTAATTATGAACTTTTAATTAACCGTAAATCTAAGAAATAA
- a CDS encoding ribonuclease H family protein produces the protein MKKYYACILNDKNEKMIFTSWEECKNKIVGQKNKIKSFKTKEEAKNWLSRDGKNDIYPAGIYFDSGTGRGKGVEIRVVNEKGVSILNKVIDQNLINDYNNYYVKDFDGISNNYGELLGLYIALKIALQEDTKNIFGDSKLVIDYWSKGFYNKNLNKNTIKLIQNVTKLRHTFEEKGGSVLLISGDNNIADLGFHKR, from the coding sequence ATGAAAAAATACTACGCATGCATATTAAACGACAAAAATGAAAAAATGATCTTTACATCTTGGGAAGAATGCAAAAACAAAATTGTAGGACAAAAAAATAAAATAAAGAGCTTCAAAACAAAAGAAGAAGCAAAAAATTGGCTCTCAAGAGATGGAAAGAACGATATCTACCCAGCAGGAATATACTTTGACTCTGGAACTGGAAGAGGCAAAGGAGTAGAAATTAGAGTTGTTAATGAAAAAGGAGTATCCATACTAAACAAAGTAATAGATCAAAATCTAATTAATGATTATAATAATTACTACGTTAAAGATTTTGATGGAATTAGCAACAATTATGGCGAACTTTTAGGATTGTATATTGCACTCAAAATAGCATTACAAGAAGACACAAAGAACATATTTGGAGATAGTAAACTAGTAATTGATTATTGGTCTAAAGGATTTTACAATAAAAACTTAAACAAAAATACTATCAAATTAATTCAAAATGTGACCAAATTAAGACACACTTTTGAAGAAAAGGGAGGATCGGTATTATTGATATCAGGAGACAATAATATTGCGGATCTTGGCTTCCATAAAAGATAA